A genomic region of Acidobacteriota bacterium contains the following coding sequences:
- the mutL gene encoding DNA mismatch repair endonuclease MutL, whose translation MNKIRVLPDNLANQIAAGEVVERPASVVKEMVENAIDAGATRIQVEIELGGRRVIRISDDGEGMVRDDAILAFERHATSKIHTLEDLAAIGTLGFRGEALASIASVAKVELLTKSLAENEATKVIIEGGRLIDVKDAARDTGTTITVRDLFFNTPARRKFMRSEATENYHLTSIVTHYALAHPEIAFTLTNNGREVLRVSPAKDLRERAFQVFGAGVLDSLLPVTGGREYVARVSGYVSAPRERRTTRDAQYFFVNKRFVRDKTIAGGLLEGFRSVLPHGVYPVAFLFLDIPLDEIDVNVHPAKTEVRFRRGEAVKDVIAEAVREALARAGVTGDIGSERPERQEYSSFTVPVREEVHQIEQSEIVFDDRTSGVQRTVEDVETGIKAESGSHERVEIDDAEPVSIFDHPQEREVAIAVGEFEDLARQRSSVFNDVRPLDYAVLPPVNSAEKFVKKVEVEQVFAAKIQPLGQLHDSFIIAVDDEGLLLIDQHVAHERILFDKFRKSEIDRPIESQNLLLPETLDLSPAQSQAFQLVEGDLESLGFGLMRLSGRTVAIKSVPTDLPASEARNLFAEILDTIDAEKKGSPKSTLRDDIAASLACKAAVKINMKLTPEKMQWLIDRLLITTSPTTCPHGRPVILRLSMKDIERGFHRT comes from the coding sequence ATGAACAAAATAAGGGTATTGCCCGATAATTTGGCAAATCAGATCGCTGCCGGCGAGGTCGTCGAGCGGCCGGCATCGGTCGTCAAGGAAATGGTCGAAAATGCCATCGACGCCGGAGCAACGCGCATTCAGGTTGAAATCGAACTCGGCGGCCGCCGCGTAATTCGCATCAGTGACGACGGCGAAGGCATGGTCCGCGATGATGCGATACTTGCTTTCGAACGCCATGCCACATCAAAGATCCACACTCTCGAAGACCTCGCCGCTATCGGCACGCTCGGTTTTCGCGGTGAAGCCCTTGCCTCGATCGCCTCGGTCGCCAAGGTCGAACTGCTCACCAAATCACTTGCCGAAAATGAAGCAACAAAGGTCATCATCGAAGGCGGCCGCCTGATCGACGTAAAGGACGCAGCCCGCGATACCGGAACGACGATCACCGTTCGCGACTTGTTTTTTAACACGCCCGCGAGACGCAAATTTATGCGGAGCGAGGCGACCGAGAACTATCACCTTACCAGTATCGTCACGCATTATGCTCTCGCACATCCGGAGATCGCGTTCACGCTGACGAATAACGGAAGGGAAGTGCTGCGTGTTTCGCCTGCGAAGGATCTTCGCGAGCGGGCGTTCCAGGTCTTCGGTGCAGGAGTCCTCGACAGCCTTTTGCCGGTCACCGGTGGACGTGAGTACGTCGCAAGGGTCAGCGGTTATGTCTCGGCCCCACGCGAACGCCGGACGACGCGGGACGCCCAGTACTTCTTTGTAAACAAACGTTTTGTCCGCGACAAGACCATAGCCGGCGGCCTGCTCGAAGGATTCCGCAGCGTCTTGCCGCACGGTGTTTATCCTGTTGCGTTCTTGTTCCTCGATATTCCGCTCGATGAGATCGACGTCAATGTCCATCCTGCTAAGACCGAGGTTCGATTTCGCCGCGGCGAAGCGGTCAAAGACGTGATCGCAGAAGCTGTCCGCGAAGCACTGGCACGGGCCGGCGTGACAGGCGATATCGGATCGGAACGACCTGAACGGCAGGAGTATTCGAGCTTTACCGTCCCGGTGCGTGAAGAGGTCCATCAGATCGAACAGTCAGAGATCGTGTTCGATGATCGTACATCCGGAGTTCAGAGAACTGTTGAGGATGTCGAAACCGGGATAAAGGCCGAATCGGGATCTCATGAGCGTGTAGAGATCGACGATGCGGAGCCTGTCAGTATATTTGATCACCCGCAAGAGCGTGAGGTCGCCATCGCTGTTGGAGAATTCGAGGATCTGGCTAGACAGCGTTCGTCGGTTTTCAATGACGTCAGGCCGCTCGATTACGCTGTATTGCCGCCGGTCAATTCGGCTGAAAAGTTTGTGAAGAAGGTCGAGGTCGAACAGGTCTTTGCTGCTAAGATACAGCCGCTTGGGCAGCTTCACGACAGTTTTATCATCGCTGTCGACGACGAAGGATTGCTGCTGATCGATCAACACGTCGCACACGAGCGAATCCTATTTGATAAGTTTCGCAAGAGCGAGATCGATCGACCGATCGAATCGCAAAATCTGCTGCTGCCCGAAACGCTCGATCTCTCGCCGGCGCAGTCGCAGGCGTTCCAGCTTGTCGAAGGTGACCTTGAGTCACTCGGTTTTGGTTTGATGAGGCTCTCAGGCAGGACTGTCGCGATCAAGAGCGTTCCGACCGACCTGCCGGCGTCGGAGGCTCGAAATCTGTTTGCCGAAATACTCGACACGATAGATGCCGAGAAAAAAGGCTCGCCAAAATCGACGCTGCGCGACGACATCGCCGCTTCGCTGGCCTGCAAAGCGGCCGTCAAGATAAATATGAAACTGACGCCGGAGAAGATGCAGTGGCTGATCGACCGGTTGTTGATAACGACGTCGCCGACAACATGTCCGCACGGGCGGCCTGTCATATTGAGGCTCTCGATGAAGGATATCGAGCGAGGTTTTCACCGTACATAA
- the bshC gene encoding bacillithiol biosynthesis cysteine-adding enzyme BshC translates to MRISSVPFSAIPEQSRLFLDYQSDPASLRKFYPNAVSSVPDLTGFAPTVLANYTIDRTSVCDALVEINTACGASAAAMANIERLREESTVAVLTGQQTGLFTGPLYTIYKALSAVKLAERLSAEGVSAVSLFWAATEDHDFDEVANTSVVARDGSVSTVNYDASDRVEDSPVGSTLLDATITEAIRDLTDSLPRTDLSGYVEQLLSAAWEPGRKFGAAFLVQMAEIFRPFGLVFVDPQNIRLKRLSASICVEAIASSDEIYKNVTARSNELVSLGYHSQVVVGDDYFPLFWQTDQGVRSAIRRTGDGDYRSKADKREFTTPEMLEIAASEPERFSPGVMLRPVVQDYLFPTICYFGGGAEIAYFGQNSAVYETLGRPVTPVLHRQSFTVIEPRHERILNDLDLDFTDLFAGIDSLLPSLIEKHISPDTAKLFADVEERLNTELDRLDQSLTALDVTLAANLAKRRRKMIYHIDALRKKAYRAELRKSEMINGRIAAAFSSIYPNGHLQERSINIVTYLNKYGPNFVDWLYDSIDLDDRGHRLIHL, encoded by the coding sequence ATGCGAATTTCGAGCGTTCCGTTTTCGGCGATACCGGAGCAATCACGGCTCTTTCTTGATTATCAATCCGATCCCGCATCGCTCAGGAAATTTTATCCCAACGCTGTTTCGTCCGTTCCCGATCTAACCGGCTTTGCTCCGACCGTGCTTGCCAATTACACGATCGACCGGACATCCGTCTGCGATGCCCTCGTTGAGATAAATACGGCATGCGGAGCCTCGGCGGCCGCAATGGCCAATATCGAACGCCTCCGCGAGGAAAGCACCGTCGCGGTTCTAACGGGCCAGCAGACAGGTCTGTTCACGGGGCCGCTATACACGATCTACAAGGCATTGTCGGCGGTGAAGCTGGCGGAACGATTGTCGGCGGAGGGAGTTTCGGCGGTTTCGCTGTTTTGGGCCGCGACCGAGGATCATGATTTTGATGAGGTAGCGAATACCTCAGTCGTCGCGCGTGACGGCAGCGTGTCTACGGTCAATTATGACGCGTCCGATCGTGTCGAAGATTCGCCGGTCGGTTCAACGTTGCTGGACGCAACTATCACCGAAGCGATCCGAGATCTGACCGACAGTTTGCCGCGAACCGATCTTTCCGGTTATGTTGAGCAATTGTTGTCCGCGGCATGGGAGCCGGGACGTAAATTCGGGGCAGCATTTCTTGTTCAAATGGCTGAGATCTTTCGTCCGTTCGGCCTCGTCTTTGTTGATCCGCAGAATATCAGACTGAAACGCCTTTCGGCCTCGATCTGCGTCGAAGCAATTGCTAGTTCTGATGAAATTTATAAGAACGTGACGGCTCGTTCGAATGAACTTGTTTCCTTGGGTTATCACTCCCAGGTCGTGGTCGGAGACGATTATTTCCCGTTATTTTGGCAGACTGACCAGGGGGTTAGGTCTGCGATCCGTCGAACCGGTGACGGCGACTACCGTTCAAAAGCAGACAAGCGTGAATTCACGACTCCCGAGATGCTGGAGATCGCCGCTTCTGAGCCTGAAAGGTTTAGTCCCGGCGTCATGCTTCGGCCGGTGGTGCAGGACTATTTGTTTCCGACGATCTGCTATTTCGGCGGCGGTGCCGAGATCGCCTATTTTGGACAGAACAGCGCTGTTTATGAGACGCTCGGACGTCCTGTGACGCCGGTCTTGCATCGGCAGTCGTTCACTGTCATCGAACCGCGGCACGAACGGATATTGAACGACCTCGACCTCGACTTTACGGATCTTTTTGCCGGTATCGATTCGCTCCTTCCGTCGCTGATCGAAAAACACATTTCGCCGGACACTGCCAAATTGTTTGCCGATGTCGAAGAGCGGTTGAATACCGAACTTGACCGCCTCGATCAGAGTTTGACGGCGTTGGACGTTACGCTTGCCGCAAACCTCGCAAAGCGCAGACGGAAAATGATCTATCATATTGATGCCCTTCGCAAAAAGGCTTACCGGGCGGAACTGCGAAAGAGCGAGATGATAAACGGCCGGATCGCGGCGGCATTCTCTTCCATTTATCCGAACGGGCATTTGCAGGAGCGAAGCATTAACATTGTGACCTATTTGAACAAATACGGGCCGAATTTTGTGGATTGGCTATACGATTCGATCGATCTCGACGACCGCGGCCACCGGTTGATACACCTCTAA
- a CDS encoding Glu/Leu/Phe/Val dehydrogenase produces MANPMADEMRRFKGSDEKNPFEAMSERFDRAAKLLGLDEDLYRVMRVPSREIKVYIPVRMDTGHIQVFEGYRVQHNFARGPAKGGIRYAPDVSLDEVKALSAWMTWKCAVVNVPFGGGKGGIICDPHQMSLGELERMTRRYTAELIDFIGPDKDVPAPDMNTNEQTMAWIMDTYSMHARHTVTSVVTGKPVALGGSLGRREATGRGVLICVNEAIKRFNLTPEQTTVVVQGSGNVGGIGAELMWQQGYKVVAISDVGGGIYNPNGLNIPHVLEYLNQYKSLEGYPDVEAVDNKALLEIECDVLAPCATENQITSENADRIKCKILAEGANGPTTPKADKILHDKGIFVIPDILANAGGVTVSYFEWVQDRMGYFWSEAEVNSRLEDKMVASFNELCHYATKHDVDTRTAAYMMAIDRVAYDTRMRGIYA; encoded by the coding sequence ATGGCAAATCCGATGGCCGACGAAATGCGGCGATTTAAGGGCAGCGACGAAAAGAACCCGTTCGAAGCAATGAGCGAGCGTTTTGACCGAGCGGCAAAATTATTGGGACTGGACGAAGATCTTTACAGAGTAATGCGTGTGCCGAGCCGCGAGATCAAGGTTTATATTCCTGTGCGTATGGACACTGGACATATTCAGGTGTTCGAGGGCTATCGCGTTCAGCATAACTTTGCCCGCGGGCCGGCAAAGGGCGGCATTCGTTATGCTCCTGACGTATCGTTGGACGAAGTAAAGGCTCTGTCGGCTTGGATGACCTGGAAATGCGCGGTCGTCAACGTGCCGTTCGGCGGCGGAAAAGGCGGCATCATTTGCGATCCGCATCAAATGTCGCTCGGTGAACTCGAACGCATGACACGCCGCTACACGGCTGAGCTGATCGATTTCATCGGCCCGGACAAGGACGTTCCGGCTCCCGACATGAACACGAACGAACAAACGATGGCGTGGATCATGGATACATATTCAATGCATGCCCGTCACACCGTGACATCGGTCGTCACCGGCAAGCCGGTCGCACTTGGCGGTTCGCTCGGACGGCGTGAGGCGACCGGACGCGGCGTGTTGATCTGTGTTAACGAAGCGATCAAACGATTTAACCTGACGCCGGAACAGACGACCGTCGTGGTGCAGGGCAGCGGAAACGTTGGCGGCATCGGTGCCGAATTGATGTGGCAGCAGGGTTATAAGGTGGTCGCAATTTCAGATGTCGGCGGCGGTATCTATAATCCGAACGGACTCAATATCCCGCACGTTCTCGAATATTTGAACCAATATAAGTCGCTGGAGGGCTATCCGGACGTAGAGGCGGTCGATAACAAGGCTCTCCTGGAGATCGAATGTGACGTCTTGGCCCCTTGTGCTACGGAGAACCAGATCACCTCGGAAAATGCCGATCGGATCAAATGTAAGATATTGGCAGAAGGTGCAAATGGCCCGACGACGCCCAAAGCAGACAAGATCCTTCACGATAAAGGCATTTTTGTCATTCCGGATATTTTGGCAAACGCCGGAGGCGTTACTGTCTCGTATTTCGAATGGGTACAGGATCGCATGGGATACTTTTGGTCGGAAGCCGAAGTCAACTCTCGGCTCGAGGATAAAATGGTCGCGAGTTTTAACGAATTATGCCATTATGCGACGAAGCATGATGTCGATACACGAACGGCCGCTTACATGATGGCCATCGATCGCGTTGCATACGACACTCGGATGCGCGGGATCTATGCGTAA
- the larE gene encoding ATP-dependent sacrificial sulfur transferase LarE, producing the protein MNAPTSNKADITASTQFPEKEDSLRSMMRDMGSVLVAFSGGVDSTYLALIATQELGEKALCVLGLSPSVSQFQREEAASIAGEFGFNFETIETDELNDEKYRANPANRCYFCKSELYSKLEALAASRGIGFVLDGTNSDDMKDHRPGRVAAAENSVKSPLADLGFEKDEIREFSRLRGVRAWDKPASPCLSSRIAYGVPVTIERLSMVERGEDFIRAIGFKEFRVRVDGEHARVEVGPAELSRALEPAIVSSITENLMKIGFNNVELDPKGFRSGSMNEAINIVGNN; encoded by the coding sequence ATGAACGCACCAACGTCAAATAAAGCCGACATCACCGCATCCACTCAATTCCCGGAAAAGGAAGATTCCCTTCGGTCTATGATGCGTGATATGGGCTCGGTGTTGGTCGCGTTTTCCGGCGGTGTTGACAGCACATATTTGGCGCTTATTGCGACGCAGGAATTGGGCGAAAAAGCGTTGTGTGTGCTTGGCTTGTCACCAAGCGTATCGCAGTTTCAGCGAGAAGAGGCGGCATCGATCGCCGGCGAGTTCGGTTTCAATTTTGAGACCATCGAGACGGACGAACTCAACGACGAAAAATATCGGGCGAATCCCGCGAACCGGTGCTATTTCTGCAAATCTGAATTGTATTCGAAGCTCGAGGCTCTAGCGGCGTCACGCGGTATCGGTTTCGTGTTGGACGGAACGAACTCCGACGACATGAAAGATCATAGGCCCGGCCGCGTCGCCGCGGCTGAGAACAGTGTAAAGAGCCCACTCGCCGATCTTGGGTTCGAAAAGGACGAGATTCGCGAATTCAGCCGGCTCCGCGGGGTCCGGGCGTGGGACAAACCGGCGAGTCCGTGTCTGTCTTCGCGAATTGCTTACGGCGTACCGGTGACGATCGAACGTTTGTCGATGGTCGAGCGCGGTGAGGATTTCATTAGAGCGATCGGATTTAAGGAATTTCGGGTTCGCGTTGATGGCGAACATGCAAGAGTTGAGGTCGGCCCGGCCGAACTCAGCCGTGCTCTCGAGCCGGCGATTGTGTCGAGTATCACAGAAAACTTAATGAAGATCGGCTTTAATAATGTAGAGCTTGATCCGAAAGGGTTTCGTTCAGGTTCAATGAACGAGGCAATTAACATAGTGGGCAATAATTAA
- a CDS encoding tetratricopeptide repeat protein, which yields MTRDRILINPAVAIRHVFAASLLCTVLFGSAVLCTFAQDGEDEPKNAVNIFNQGQEIHEKGDLIAAIKLYDEAIALVEDFPEAEYQKGIAYLALNKIDEAESSFRKATEKRPEWSLALAMLGDVKVRKHIAATESGDIAEAKRLAADASATLTKAIELDANNFPAYAALVDLQLHSAAPSKSLGETLTKLRILTDGKMKVPASIWSARAGLENAVGEKALARSSLKNALAVDPKNINAIKFAAELALNDHDTEQAESYTETLTKLAPDRTSTIVLQARVAAAQGKTDVALKLLDLIKVKSAEAESLRAGISAAASTDTAKLEALVAKEPKNASYLGRLCVLNRLEAPDKALDYCRRASEAEPTNIDHAIGYGAALVQAKRFDQAAALLKRISEIAPENATVHANLAAALYQLKRYAEAKAEYRWIAAKMPESAIAHYLLAVSHDQLAEYLDAMANYQQFLRLADPLKNQLEIEKVNLRVPSLQKQIKEMKVKKN from the coding sequence ATGACAAGAGATCGCATTTTGATCAATCCGGCTGTGGCCATACGACATGTATTCGCCGCCTCTTTGTTGTGCACAGTTCTTTTCGGATCCGCAGTACTTTGTACATTTGCTCAGGATGGTGAAGACGAACCTAAGAACGCCGTTAATATATTCAATCAGGGTCAAGAGATCCACGAAAAAGGCGATCTTATCGCGGCGATCAAACTCTATGATGAAGCGATAGCTTTGGTCGAGGATTTTCCCGAAGCAGAATACCAGAAGGGCATTGCTTATCTGGCACTGAACAAGATCGACGAAGCCGAGTCATCATTTCGCAAGGCAACGGAGAAACGGCCTGAATGGTCGCTGGCACTTGCGATGCTCGGCGACGTGAAAGTAAGGAAACATATCGCGGCCACCGAATCGGGAGACATCGCCGAAGCAAAACGGCTCGCTGCCGATGCCTCTGCAACCTTGACCAAAGCGATCGAACTCGACGCAAACAACTTCCCTGCTTACGCCGCACTTGTTGATCTGCAGCTGCATTCGGCGGCTCCATCGAAATCCCTCGGCGAGACACTCACAAAATTGAGGATCCTGACGGATGGCAAGATGAAGGTCCCGGCTTCGATATGGTCCGCTCGTGCCGGACTTGAAAATGCCGTGGGCGAAAAGGCCCTTGCCAGATCTTCGCTGAAGAATGCGCTCGCAGTCGATCCGAAAAATATCAACGCCATCAAATTCGCAGCCGAGCTCGCCCTCAACGATCACGACACCGAACAGGCTGAGTCATATACCGAAACGCTTACCAAACTCGCTCCGGATCGGACATCGACAATTGTCCTACAAGCCCGTGTCGCTGCCGCCCAGGGCAAGACCGACGTCGCTCTTAAGCTCCTCGACCTGATAAAGGTAAAGTCGGCCGAGGCGGAATCGCTTCGTGCAGGCATCTCGGCTGCGGCGTCAACGGACACTGCAAAACTCGAAGCTCTCGTCGCCAAGGAACCGAAAAACGCATCATATCTCGGCCGTTTATGCGTTCTCAATCGGCTCGAAGCTCCCGACAAAGCCCTCGACTATTGCCGCCGTGCATCTGAGGCGGAGCCAACCAATATTGACCATGCGATCGGTTACGGTGCCGCCTTGGTTCAGGCAAAACGCTTCGATCAAGCCGCTGCATTGCTCAAGCGGATCTCCGAGATCGCTCCGGAAAACGCCACGGTCCATGCAAATCTCGCCGCCGCACTTTATCAACTCAAGCGTTACGCCGAGGCAAAGGCAGAATACAGATGGATAGCCGCGAAGATGCCCGAAAGCGCCATCGCGCATTATTTGCTTGCGGTCTCGCACGATCAACTGGCAGAATATCTGGACGCAATGGCAAACTATCAACAGTTCCTGCGTCTCGCGGATCCGCTCAAGAATCAACTTGAGATAGAAAAAGTTAACTTGCGAGTCCCCTCGCTGCAAAAACAGATAAAGGAAATGAAAGTAAAGAAGAACTGA
- the gcvT gene encoding glycine cleavage system aminomethyltransferase GcvT, whose protein sequence is MEKTPLNAVHRALGGKMVDFGGWDMPVQYGAGVIEEHMRCRTASALFDVSHMGEIWVEGPDAIAFVNRLTTNDVTKLVDGQAHYSALTNTNGGVVDDLLVYRFSHDRLLLVVNAGTTEKDWAWIKSHHSEHDDLGLRNASHDYCQIAVQGPDATGILQKLTETDLGAIKYYHFTTGQVDGVDSIISRTGYTGEDGFEVYASPEHAEQLWDKLLETGKYESDGGILPCGLAARNTLRLEAAMSLYGHELGDDITPLEAGLGWITKLGKGEFTGSHQIAAQKEAGVKRKIAGFEMTEPGIGRDGMDIYVGDEKVGVVTSGSPAPFLKKNIGLAFLPPEFANIGQEIKIDVRGRHVGAKVVPTPFYKRAK, encoded by the coding sequence ATTGAAAAAACTCCGCTGAACGCCGTGCATCGTGCGTTGGGTGGGAAGATGGTGGATTTTGGCGGTTGGGATATGCCGGTGCAGTACGGCGCAGGCGTCATCGAGGAACATATGCGCTGCCGCACCGCGAGCGCTCTGTTCGACGTGTCGCACATGGGCGAGATCTGGGTCGAGGGGCCCGACGCCATTGCCTTTGTCAATCGCCTTACGACGAACGACGTCACGAAACTGGTCGACGGCCAGGCACATTACTCGGCTTTGACAAATACCAACGGCGGCGTCGTCGACGACCTGCTCGTCTACCGTTTTAGCCATGACCGTCTGCTGCTCGTCGTAAATGCCGGCACGACCGAAAAGGACTGGGCCTGGATCAAATCGCACCATTCCGAACACGACGACCTCGGCCTGCGAAACGCGTCGCATGACTATTGCCAGATCGCGGTCCAGGGCCCTGACGCCACGGGCATTCTGCAGAAACTGACCGAGACCGACCTCGGAGCGATAAAATATTATCACTTTACGACCGGCCAGGTTGACGGTGTTGATTCGATCATCTCGCGGACCGGTTACACCGGTGAAGACGGTTTTGAGGTCTATGCCTCCCCCGAACACGCCGAACAGCTCTGGGACAAACTGCTCGAGACGGGTAAGTATGAGAGCGACGGCGGCATACTGCCCTGCGGCCTCGCCGCACGCAATACGCTTCGGCTCGAAGCAGCGATGTCGCTCTACGGCCACGAACTCGGCGATGACATCACCCCGCTCGAAGCCGGCCTCGGCTGGATCACTAAGCTCGGCAAAGGCGAATTCACCGGCTCGCACCAGATCGCCGCCCAAAAAGAAGCCGGCGTGAAGCGCAAGATCGCCGGTTTCGAAATGACCGAGCCCGGCATCGGCCGCGACGGTATGGACATCTACGTTGGCGACGAAAAGGTCGGAGTAGTGACGAGCGGTTCACCTGCTCCGTTCCTGAAAAAGAACATTGGACTCGCGTTTTTGCCACCGGAGTTTGCAAATATCGGACAAGAAATTAAAATTGATGTCAGAGGCAGACACGTAGGAGCAAAAGTAGTACCGACGCCCTTTTACAAGCGGGCAAAATGA
- the gcvH gene encoding glycine cleavage system protein GcvH: MSNIPENLRYSKDHEYVLVEGDIATIGITDYAQHSLGDVVYIDMPRVGDHFGTHEAFGSVESVKAVSEIFTPLAGTVTEVNEGLNDTPEAVNNDAYGAGWMVKIKMDNPLEADKMLSAVEYEEYLEASA; encoded by the coding sequence ATGTCAAACATTCCAGAGAACTTACGTTACAGCAAAGATCACGAATACGTCCTCGTCGAAGGCGATATTGCGACGATCGGTATTACGGATTACGCCCAGCATTCGCTCGGCGATGTTGTTTATATTGATATGCCGCGAGTCGGCGATCATTTTGGCACGCATGAGGCGTTCGGCTCGGTCGAATCGGTCAAGGCTGTTTCCGAGATCTTTACGCCGCTTGCCGGAACTGTCACCGAGGTGAACGAAGGCCTCAATGACACTCCCGAAGCCGTCAATAATGACGCCTATGGTGCCGGCTGGATGGTCAAAATAAAAATGGACAATCCGCTTGAAGCCGATAAGATGCTCTCTGCTGTCGAATACGAAGAGTATCTCGAAGCGAGTGCATGA